A genomic region of Candidatus Methylacidithermus pantelleriae contains the following coding sequences:
- the nuoK gene encoding NADH-quinone oxidoreductase subunit NuoK, which produces MITLGHYLGASGLLFLIGLVGVILRRELLVIYMCLEMMLNAGNLAFVALSRFRQDALGQAAVFFIITVAAAEVAVGLSLIVAFYRVRRSTKTDDLTVLRF; this is translated from the coding sequence ATGATTACTTTGGGGCATTACTTAGGAGCCAGCGGGCTTTTATTTTTGATCGGATTAGTTGGCGTCATCCTACGGAGGGAATTACTGGTCATTTACATGTGCTTGGAAATGATGCTCAACGCGGGTAATCTTGCCTTTGTTGCCCTGAGCCGGTTTCGCCAAGATGCCTTAGGACAGGCCGCGGTCTTTTTCATCATTACCGTGGCCGCGGCGGAGGTGGCCGTCGGCCTCTCACTGATCGTAGCCTTCTACCGGGTGCGTCGCTCAACGAAAACCGATGACCTCACGGTTCTTCGTTTCTAG
- a CDS encoding NuoI/complex I 23 kDa subunit family protein produces the protein MIVPRPKLSWLERSYLPGVVQGLAVTWKHFKDSVTGKTKETLEYPEEKPQLPPGYRGAPVLVKDEEGREKCVACQLCEFICPPRAIRIEPGEIPEESPYAKVEKAPKEFWIDMTRCIFCGLCEEVCPEEAIFLREDCYSITGRTREEMIHNKEKLYELGGILPRPIKKWKNK, from the coding sequence ATGATTGTTCCTCGACCGAAACTGTCCTGGCTGGAACGCTCCTATCTTCCAGGGGTTGTTCAAGGGTTGGCCGTCACATGGAAGCATTTTAAGGATTCTGTCACAGGCAAAACCAAAGAGACCCTCGAGTATCCAGAAGAAAAGCCCCAGCTTCCTCCCGGGTACCGGGGAGCACCCGTGCTGGTAAAGGACGAAGAAGGGCGGGAAAAGTGCGTTGCCTGCCAGTTGTGTGAATTTATCTGTCCTCCCCGAGCAATTCGGATCGAACCGGGGGAAATTCCGGAAGAGTCTCCCTACGCTAAGGTGGAAAAGGCTCCCAAGGAATTTTGGATCGATATGACACGTTGTATCTTTTGCGGGCTATGCGAGGAAGTTTGCCCGGAAGAAGCCATTTTCCTTCGGGAGGACTGCTATTCCATTACAGGAAGGACCCGTGAAGAGATGATCCACAATAAGGAGAAACTCTACGAGCTAGGCGGCATCTTGCCTCGGCCGATCAAAAAGTGGAAAAATAAGTAG
- the nuoL gene encoding NADH-quinone oxidoreductase subunit L — MSAWLLLIAPLLAALLVLVLFAPYRYWASWLCIGAAGISTLIALGIFFGWVNAPSPWPWFEFGELVVPIGMRLDTLSKLMLVVVTTVALLIEIYSLGYMAHDPGQGRFFGMLSFFLFSMLGIVVADNFLQMYIFWELVGLASYLLIGFWFERPSAAEAAKKAFIVNRIGDFGFIAGILSYWAITGSLSFDVEVAHRLASHPLAWLVTLLLFCGCVGKSAQVPLHVWLPDAMEGPTPVSALIHAATMVAAGVYMLCRAFAVFQASPQALEVIAWTGGTTALFAGLLGVAQNDIKRILAYSTMSQLGLMVMGVGCGSPGAAMFHLTTHAFFKALLFLGAGSVLVALHHREQNIWRMGALYRYMPQTFACFLVGALALTGVPGVSGFYSKETLLRAAWSRSLPLFAVGLATTFLTALYMTRLVIVSFLGEPRSEIVSQAKESPLVMGVPLLLLSLASIGSGYRWVGIPEYLGVASEHTSFAVPLLSLLVVGLGFATGCTLYLNRSSEPLHMRLLEARFYVDELYDRVIVWAQDRLAWLLSWLDQWLIGFGVVRGIAFVVSLGGEILRLVQVGNVRFYAFVFSLGAALFFLWFLGK; from the coding sequence ATGAGTGCCTGGCTTTTGTTGATCGCTCCCCTTCTGGCCGCCCTATTGGTTTTGGTCCTTTTTGCACCTTATCGTTATTGGGCAAGCTGGTTGTGCATTGGAGCGGCTGGCATTTCCACTTTGATCGCTTTGGGAATCTTTTTCGGTTGGGTGAATGCTCCTTCTCCCTGGCCGTGGTTTGAGTTTGGAGAGCTGGTCGTTCCAATAGGCATGCGCCTGGACACCTTATCCAAACTCATGTTAGTGGTTGTCACCACGGTGGCTCTTCTCATTGAAATCTATTCGCTCGGATACATGGCTCATGATCCTGGCCAGGGTCGCTTTTTTGGGATGCTTTCCTTTTTTCTTTTTTCCATGCTGGGGATTGTGGTGGCCGATAATTTTTTGCAGATGTATATCTTCTGGGAGTTGGTAGGTCTTGCGTCTTATCTGTTGATTGGTTTTTGGTTCGAACGCCCGTCCGCCGCGGAAGCTGCCAAAAAGGCTTTCATTGTGAATCGCATTGGGGATTTTGGTTTTATCGCAGGAATTTTATCCTATTGGGCGATTACGGGGAGCCTGAGTTTTGATGTAGAAGTTGCTCATCGACTCGCGAGTCATCCTTTGGCTTGGTTGGTGACCCTTTTGCTTTTCTGTGGGTGCGTGGGAAAGTCCGCGCAAGTTCCGTTGCATGTGTGGCTTCCGGATGCGATGGAGGGCCCGACTCCCGTGTCTGCCCTTATCCATGCTGCAACGATGGTTGCCGCCGGGGTTTATATGCTTTGCCGGGCGTTTGCGGTTTTCCAAGCCTCACCCCAGGCACTGGAGGTGATCGCATGGACTGGAGGGACTACTGCTCTTTTTGCCGGGTTGTTGGGAGTCGCTCAAAATGATATCAAACGCATTTTGGCCTATTCTACGATGTCTCAGCTAGGGCTTATGGTCATGGGTGTCGGGTGTGGCTCCCCTGGAGCGGCGATGTTTCACTTGACAACTCATGCCTTTTTCAAAGCGCTTTTGTTTTTGGGAGCCGGTTCGGTTTTGGTAGCTCTGCATCACCGTGAACAAAACATCTGGCGCATGGGAGCTCTTTACCGTTACATGCCCCAGACGTTTGCTTGTTTTCTAGTGGGAGCTTTAGCGCTAACGGGTGTTCCGGGGGTGTCGGGGTTCTATAGTAAAGAAACCCTTTTGCGAGCGGCTTGGTCGCGTTCGCTTCCTCTTTTTGCGGTAGGTCTAGCTACTACCTTTCTCACGGCTCTTTATATGACCCGGCTCGTGATCGTGAGTTTTTTGGGCGAACCACGATCCGAAATCGTGAGTCAAGCCAAGGAAAGTCCCTTGGTCATGGGTGTTCCTTTGCTTTTGTTGAGTCTTGCTTCTATCGGTTCCGGATACCGGTGGGTGGGGATTCCGGAATATCTTGGCGTTGCGAGTGAACACACAAGTTTTGCGGTACCCCTGCTTTCTCTTTTGGTCGTCGGTTTAGGATTTGCCACGGGCTGCACCCTCTATCTGAACCGATCTTCGGAGCCACTCCACATGAGGCTTTTGGAGGCTCGGTTCTATGTAGATGAGTTGTATGATCGGGTGATTGTTTGGGCCCAGGATCGGCTTGCGTGGCTTCTTTCTTGGCTGGATCAATGGTTGATTGGATTTGGAGTTGTGCGGGGGATTGCTTTTGTCGTTAGCCTCGGAGGGGAAATTTTGCGACTGGTACAGGTGGGGAATGTTCGCTTTTATGCGTTTGTTTTTTCCCTGGGTGCGGCTCTTTTTTTCCTCTGGTTTCTAGGAAAATAA
- a CDS encoding complex I subunit 4 family protein, protein MDLSPLTILLLIPVLGIAVIAFSPWNPKAVAVFAAGSNLVWSLLLYAGFDPDFQGFQFVQDSPWITFAGLPAIRYHVGLDGINLPLVLLTAIVTMAAVAIAPSRIERGREFFSYLLLVSLGALGAFVSLDLFFFYVFHEIALVPTFLLIGIWGRQNRQLASLQLTLYLAAGSLVLLAGILGLLFLFPGPVRTFDIPELERLFRQHAPGLEAQRWVYLLLLVGFGTLVSLVPFHSWAPLGYATAPPAAAMLHAGVLKKFGLYGLLRVALPLLPEGVQAWKPLWLILLLGNIIYVGLVTLAQRELGLMLGFSSVMHMGYVFLGLASWNELGVSGAVLLMVAHGLSSALLFALAGEIGSRTGVLSFSELGGLAAQAPFLTVAFLFGSFASIGLPGLANFAGEVLIFFGSWKAFPWVTTLALWGVVLSAIYQLRAVRQIFFGPLPERLQRVGDLGLWRQRAPYMLLLVSLVIVGVVPGSLLRVIEPAVRGLLALSL, encoded by the coding sequence ATGGACCTTTCTCCTCTCACGATCCTTCTTTTGATTCCGGTCCTGGGCATTGCGGTCATTGCCTTTTCTCCTTGGAACCCCAAGGCCGTTGCGGTCTTTGCCGCAGGGAGTAATCTTGTATGGAGTCTCTTGCTCTACGCGGGTTTCGATCCCGATTTTCAAGGTTTCCAGTTTGTACAGGATAGCCCTTGGATCACGTTTGCGGGACTGCCTGCGATCCGTTACCACGTGGGCTTGGACGGAATCAATCTCCCCTTGGTTCTTTTAACCGCAATTGTAACCATGGCGGCGGTTGCGATTGCGCCGAGTCGGATCGAACGAGGTCGGGAGTTTTTTAGCTATCTTTTGCTCGTTTCTCTGGGAGCTTTGGGTGCGTTTGTGTCGTTGGATCTATTCTTTTTTTATGTGTTTCATGAAATCGCACTGGTTCCGACTTTCCTTCTGATCGGAATCTGGGGACGGCAAAACCGGCAACTGGCCAGTCTTCAGTTGACCCTTTACCTGGCAGCCGGGAGCCTCGTTCTTCTGGCAGGTATTTTAGGGCTTCTCTTTTTATTTCCCGGCCCAGTCCGGACCTTTGACATTCCCGAGTTAGAACGGCTCTTCCGCCAGCATGCTCCTGGCTTGGAAGCCCAGCGATGGGTCTACCTTTTGCTTTTGGTTGGCTTTGGAACGCTTGTTTCTTTGGTCCCGTTCCATTCCTGGGCTCCTCTGGGGTATGCCACAGCTCCTCCTGCCGCCGCAATGCTCCATGCAGGCGTTCTTAAGAAATTTGGCTTGTACGGTCTTCTGCGAGTAGCTCTCCCCTTACTTCCGGAGGGAGTGCAGGCATGGAAGCCTTTGTGGCTCATTCTTTTGCTCGGCAACATCATCTATGTGGGGCTGGTTACCTTAGCCCAGCGAGAGCTGGGCTTAATGCTTGGTTTTTCCAGTGTTATGCACATGGGGTACGTGTTTCTTGGGCTTGCCTCCTGGAATGAACTTGGGGTCAGTGGGGCGGTCCTTTTGATGGTGGCTCACGGGTTATCCAGTGCGCTTCTTTTTGCCTTGGCAGGAGAGATTGGATCTCGAACCGGGGTCCTTTCCTTTTCGGAGCTCGGGGGGCTGGCGGCGCAAGCTCCTTTTCTCACCGTCGCTTTTCTCTTTGGGTCGTTCGCATCGATCGGCCTTCCGGGTCTTGCCAACTTTGCGGGGGAGGTTTTGATCTTTTTTGGTTCTTGGAAAGCCTTCCCCTGGGTGACCACTTTGGCTCTCTGGGGGGTCGTACTTTCTGCGATCTATCAATTGAGAGCAGTGCGCCAGATCTTTTTTGGTCCTCTTCCGGAGCGCTTGCAACGAGTGGGAGATCTTGGGTTGTGGCGACAGAGAGCCCCGTACATGTTGCTCCTGGTGAGCTTGGTGATTGTAGGAGTTGTGCCCGGCAGTCTTTTGAGGGTGATTGAGCCCGCAGTCCGTGGGCTTCTTGCTTTGTCATTGTAA
- a CDS encoding NADH-quinone oxidoreductase subunit J produces MGTDLFWLFTAVMLFAAFGVVLNRNPIASALCLILTLLAQAGLFATLDSYFLAAIQVWVYAGAVMVLFLFIIMLLDIKKEEAQPFQWSSGLAAFVLAAVLAGAFIELARSGAAAPMPPQPAGPGGDWVTAIARVLFGRYLLALESVGVLLLLAMVGVVVFARTRASRT; encoded by the coding sequence ATGGGAACGGATCTTTTTTGGCTCTTTACCGCAGTGATGCTTTTTGCTGCTTTCGGTGTGGTGCTCAATCGCAATCCGATCGCATCGGCTCTTTGCTTGATTCTGACTCTTTTGGCTCAAGCAGGGCTTTTTGCTACGCTTGATTCTTACTTTTTAGCCGCAATTCAAGTATGGGTGTACGCTGGTGCCGTGATGGTGTTATTTCTTTTTATTATCATGCTTCTTGACATTAAAAAAGAGGAAGCACAACCCTTCCAGTGGAGTTCCGGGCTTGCAGCTTTTGTCTTGGCAGCCGTACTAGCCGGAGCCTTTATAGAGCTGGCTCGAAGTGGAGCGGCTGCTCCGATGCCACCTCAACCGGCCGGCCCGGGAGGGGATTGGGTTACGGCGATTGCCCGGGTTCTTTTTGGGAGGTATCTTCTTGCCTTAGAATCGGTGGGTGTGCTTCTGTTACTGGCGATGGTCGGCGTTGTTGTCTTTGCAAGGACACGGGCATCTCGGACGTAG
- the hpnH gene encoding adenosyl-hopene transferase HpnH codes for MVPLSQIWTVALYVLRQRWSGKRQYPLVLMLEPLFRCNLACAGCGKIQYPDHILNRRLSPEQCWAAAEECGAPIVSIAGGEPLIHQEIHKIVEGLIARKKYVYLCTNALLLRRKLNLFRPSKYLTFSIHLDGLKEEHDDSVCREGVYDVAVDAIREAVRRGFRVTINATLFVGANPKRVREFFDRVMELGIEGIMVSPGYSYSKAPDQEHFLGRERTKELFRDILRNRKKTWKFNLSPLFLEFLQGKIDYDCTPWGNPTYTIFGWQKPCYLLADGYARTFRELLESTPWERYGYRSGNPKCANCMVHSGYEASAINDTFGSWGGLWRTVRAIVRSD; via the coding sequence ATGGTTCCCCTTTCTCAAATTTGGACTGTCGCCCTCTATGTTTTGCGGCAGCGCTGGTCGGGGAAAAGGCAGTATCCCCTTGTGTTAATGCTCGAACCCCTTTTCCGCTGCAACCTGGCTTGCGCAGGGTGTGGAAAGATCCAGTATCCGGACCATATCCTCAACCGGCGGCTGAGTCCGGAGCAGTGCTGGGCGGCAGCGGAGGAATGCGGGGCTCCCATTGTGAGCATTGCCGGAGGGGAACCCCTCATCCATCAGGAAATTCATAAGATCGTCGAGGGGCTCATTGCCCGGAAAAAGTATGTTTACCTATGCACTAACGCGCTACTCTTGCGGCGTAAACTGAATCTGTTTCGGCCGTCCAAATACCTCACTTTTAGCATCCATTTGGACGGACTCAAAGAAGAGCATGACGACTCCGTATGCCGGGAGGGGGTCTACGACGTGGCCGTGGATGCGATTCGGGAAGCCGTGCGGCGCGGCTTCCGAGTAACCATCAATGCGACCCTCTTTGTGGGAGCTAACCCAAAGAGGGTACGGGAATTTTTCGATCGGGTCATGGAACTGGGGATCGAAGGCATCATGGTCTCCCCTGGTTACAGCTACTCCAAGGCACCGGATCAGGAACACTTTCTTGGCCGCGAGCGGACGAAGGAACTTTTCCGGGATATTTTGAGAAACCGGAAGAAGACCTGGAAGTTCAATTTGTCCCCACTTTTCCTTGAATTTTTACAGGGAAAAATCGACTACGACTGCACCCCCTGGGGCAATCCGACGTACACTATCTTTGGATGGCAAAAGCCTTGCTATCTTTTGGCCGATGGCTATGCCCGGACCTTCCGTGAACTTCTCGAGAGCACGCCCTGGGAGCGATATGGCTACCGGAGTGGCAACCCAAAATGTGCCAACTGCATGGTACACTCCGGCTACGAGGCTTCTGCCATTAACGATACCTTCGGCTCTTGGGGAGGGCTGTGGCGAACCGTTCGGGCAATCGTTCGGTCGGACTAA
- the tatA gene encoding twin-arginine translocase TatA/TatE family subunit, giving the protein MPRTRTLEKGRIGGQAGVKISCGTLEDQAEYPMHLFALGLPSGQEWFWIFVVVFLLFGAKRLPELARGLGRALGEFHRAREEFEREIHRTVTPPPPGAVPQNESLGDSPKDSSHGPQQG; this is encoded by the coding sequence ATGCCCCGAACACGGACCTTGGAAAAAGGGAGAATCGGTGGGCAGGCAGGTGTCAAAATCTCTTGCGGGACACTAGAAGATCAAGCAGAGTACCCCATGCACCTTTTTGCCCTGGGTCTCCCTTCCGGACAAGAATGGTTTTGGATCTTTGTCGTGGTGTTTCTTCTCTTTGGGGCCAAGCGTCTTCCCGAGCTTGCCCGGGGCTTGGGTCGGGCGCTTGGGGAGTTCCACCGGGCGCGCGAAGAGTTTGAGCGCGAAATACACAGAACGGTTACCCCCCCGCCCCCCGGGGCCGTTCCGCAGAACGAATCCCTTGGAGACTCCCCGAAAGACTCCTCTCACGGACCCCAGCAAGGATAG